A window from Roseburia sp. 499 encodes these proteins:
- a CDS encoding IS110 family transposase — MSFKILKNNCCGLDVHKTWIYACIGITDSNGRTEYKQARFSSFTKGLQELCDWLVKYNCNDVCMESTGKYWIPVFNILEKNNIWVTLSHPKYTKPQKGNKTDRKDAKWICDLYMCGMVQPSFIPPADIRQLRDLARYRFKLTCMITGEKNRAHNCLTVSNFKLDDVFTDIFGKSSRSITEQILQHPGETFDVAPFVDGRCKTPIEEIQAAVDGTISTEQAVKLRQCLNHIDELEMHKAEIEREIFRLSDKYEKVLNLMRTVPGFDKNPMTAIQVLSEIGGDMSVFPTAKNLVSWAGCCPRNDQSNQKIKSTRISRAGYYFKPVLVQVANALIKSKKNPEFTTRYRRIKARRGHKKAIIAICRMILTAIWHILTDLKPYTPEGFLASRPVNESKVLTTSQALNLLKQRGYVIKDDAVPVT, encoded by the coding sequence TTGTCGTTTAAAATTCTCAAAAACAATTGTTGTGGGCTTGATGTCCACAAAACCTGGATCTATGCCTGCATCGGTATTACTGATTCCAACGGTCGTACTGAGTATAAACAAGCTCGCTTTTCTTCCTTTACAAAAGGTTTGCAAGAGTTGTGTGATTGGCTTGTTAAATATAACTGTAACGACGTTTGTATGGAATCTACCGGCAAATACTGGATTCCAGTTTTTAATATCTTAGAGAAGAATAACATCTGGGTTACTCTTTCTCATCCCAAATATACCAAGCCTCAAAAAGGTAATAAGACGGATCGTAAGGATGCTAAATGGATCTGTGATCTATATATGTGTGGCATGGTCCAGCCTTCCTTTATTCCTCCGGCTGATATCCGTCAATTAAGAGATTTAGCAAGATACCGTTTCAAACTCACTTGCATGATTACCGGTGAGAAGAATCGTGCACATAACTGTCTTACTGTCTCTAACTTTAAGCTGGATGATGTCTTTACTGATATATTTGGTAAATCTTCTCGTTCCATTACGGAACAGATTTTACAACACCCTGGGGAAACTTTTGATGTAGCACCATTTGTTGATGGCAGATGTAAAACTCCTATCGAAGAAATACAAGCTGCTGTTGATGGCACTATCTCTACCGAACAAGCTGTGAAACTCAGACAATGTCTTAATCACATCGATGAATTAGAAATGCACAAAGCAGAAATAGAACGGGAAATCTTTCGTCTCAGTGATAAATACGAAAAAGTCCTTAATCTTATGCGAACCGTACCAGGATTCGATAAGAACCCAATGACTGCCATTCAGGTGCTCTCTGAAATCGGAGGTGATATGTCTGTCTTCCCCACAGCTAAAAACCTCGTTTCATGGGCAGGATGCTGTCCTCGCAATGATCAAAGCAATCAAAAAATCAAATCCACTAGGATTTCCCGTGCTGGTTATTATTTTAAACCAGTTTTGGTGCAAGTTGCAAATGCTTTAATCAAATCGAAGAAAAATCCTGAATTTACTACCCGTTATCGACGTATAAAAGCACGTCGTGGTCACAAGAAAGCTATCATTGCTATCTGCCGTATGATCCTGACCGCTATCTGGCACATACTCACAGATTTAAAACCATATACACCAGAAGGTTTTCTTGCATCACGTCCTGTGAATGAATCAAAAGTACTGACCACTTCACAGGCACTTAATTTACTTAAACAACGAGGATATGTCATCAAAGATGATGCTGTTCCTGTTACCTGA
- a CDS encoding cell wall hydrolase, with protein sequence MKFKKVIESGIIAGFALTIALSAVFGTNVSAKAADQRPEKEFAQETSEEEIEVATIEKTEINLVAEAAEAMESAQAAEGAVTDQLVGEGIEAPVQMVSQEVSPWAAKLMPNVEDYLNVRAEASDDAELVGKIHKGAVADIVERGDVWTKISSGSVEGYVKNEFCVTGLAAENLANQQGTTYAIAVSGGVRVRAEASSADGVEILTVMEEGGKLKVDNEAPQVEGWVAVKCNDKTGYVSGEFVNVDLELGKAISIEEERAAIAEAEKEKKAQQASQGTQQRGAVAASYDDVTLLGALIQCEAGSEGYEGQLAVGAVVMNRLRAGYAGSISGVIYQRGQFSPASTGRLESVLSRGVSGSCLQAAQEAINGADNVNGAKNFKNASSGQAGIVIGNHVFF encoded by the coding sequence ATGAAATTCAAGAAGGTTATAGAAAGCGGAATTATTGCAGGATTTGCGCTTACCATTGCTTTATCAGCAGTGTTCGGGACAAATGTATCTGCTAAGGCAGCTGACCAGAGACCGGAAAAAGAATTTGCACAAGAGACCAGTGAAGAAGAAATAGAAGTAGCAACCATAGAAAAGACAGAGATTAATCTGGTAGCAGAAGCAGCAGAGGCAATGGAAAGTGCACAGGCAGCAGAGGGTGCAGTAACAGACCAGTTGGTTGGTGAGGGCATCGAGGCTCCGGTACAGATGGTAAGTCAGGAAGTATCACCTTGGGCTGCAAAGCTTATGCCGAATGTTGAGGACTATTTAAATGTTCGTGCAGAGGCATCTGACGATGCTGAGTTAGTAGGAAAGATTCACAAAGGAGCAGTTGCAGACATTGTGGAACGTGGCGATGTTTGGACAAAGATTAGTTCCGGAAGTGTAGAAGGATATGTAAAGAATGAGTTTTGTGTGACAGGACTTGCTGCAGAGAATTTAGCAAATCAGCAGGGTACCACATACGCTATTGCGGTAAGCGGTGGTGTAAGAGTCCGTGCAGAGGCATCTTCCGCAGATGGTGTTGAGATTTTAACAGTTATGGAAGAAGGCGGTAAGTTAAAAGTTGACAATGAGGCTCCTCAGGTAGAGGGCTGGGTTGCTGTTAAGTGTAATGATAAGACAGGATATGTCAGCGGAGAGTTTGTAAATGTAGATTTAGAGCTTGGCAAGGCAATTTCAATAGAGGAAGAAAGAGCAGCAATTGCAGAAGCAGAAAAGGAAAAGAAGGCACAGCAGGCTTCTCAGGGTACACAGCAAAGAGGTGCTGTTGCAGCATCTTATGATGATGTGACACTATTAGGAGCATTGATTCAGTGTGAAGCCGGAAGTGAAGGATATGAAGGACAGCTGGCTGTTGGTGCAGTTGTAATGAATCGTCTTAGAGCAGGATATGCCGGAAGTATTTCAGGTGTTATTTATCAGAGAGGACAGTTTTCACCGGCGTCCACTGGAAGGCTGGAAAGCGTATTGAGCAGAGGGGTCAGCGGAAGTTGTTTACAGGCGGCGCAGGAAGCAATTAACGGAGCAGATAATGTAAACGGAGCAAAGAACTTTAAGAATGCTTCATCCGGACAGGCGGGAATCGTAATAGGAAATCATGTGTTTTTCTAA
- a CDS encoding SPFH domain-containing protein has protein sequence MPGLIVGIIILLVLILALLASCVKVVPQAQAMVIERLGGYLGTWGVGIHFKMPFIDRVAKRVLLKEQVVDFAPQPVITKDNVTMRIDTVVFFQITDPKLFAYGVENPIMAIENLTATTLRNIIGDMELDETLTSRETINTKMRASLDVATDPWGIKVNRVELKNIIPPQAIQDAMEKQMKAERERREAVTRAEGEKTATILVAQGKKESAILDAEAEKQAAILRAEAKKEATVREAEGQAEAILKIQQANADGLRFLKEAGPDSAVLQLKSLEAFAKAADGKATKIIVPSEIQGMAGLVKSIAEVAKEDK, from the coding sequence ATGCCAGGTTTAATAGTTGGAATTATCATTTTATTGGTACTGATATTAGCACTGTTAGCATCATGTGTTAAAGTAGTGCCGCAGGCACAAGCGATGGTTATTGAACGTTTAGGTGGATACTTAGGAACATGGGGCGTTGGAATTCATTTTAAAATGCCATTTATTGATCGCGTAGCAAAGCGTGTTCTGTTAAAGGAACAGGTTGTAGATTTTGCACCACAGCCGGTTATCACCAAAGATAATGTAACCATGAGAATTGATACCGTTGTATTTTTCCAGATTACAGACCCGAAGTTGTTTGCTTATGGAGTAGAGAATCCAATTATGGCAATCGAAAACTTAACAGCAACCACACTTCGTAATATTATCGGTGATATGGAATTAGACGAAACACTTACATCCAGAGAGACCATCAACACCAAGATGAGAGCATCTCTCGATGTTGCAACAGACCCATGGGGAATCAAGGTAAACCGTGTAGAATTAAAGAATATTATTCCACCACAGGCAATTCAGGATGCCATGGAGAAACAGATGAAGGCAGAACGTGAACGTCGTGAAGCCGTAACAAGAGCAGAAGGTGAAAAGACAGCAACCATTCTTGTTGCACAGGGTAAGAAAGAATCTGCAATTTTGGATGCAGAAGCAGAGAAGCAGGCAGCAATCCTTCGTGCAGAAGCGAAGAAGGAAGCAACGGTTCGCGAAGCAGAAGGTCAGGCAGAGGCAATCTTAAAGATTCAACAGGCAAATGCAGATGGTCTTCGTTTCCTGAAAGAAGCAGGACCGGACAGCGCAGTGCTTCAGTTAAAGAGCTTAGAGGCATTTGCAAAGGCAGCAGATGGAAAAGCAACCAAGATTATTGTACCATCTGAGATTCAGGGAATGGCAGGATTGGTAAAGTCCATCGCAGAAGTTGCAAAAGAAGATAAATAA
- a CDS encoding NfeD family protein encodes MEGIIGIIWLAIIVVMAIIEIITLGLTTIWFAGGALIAFIASLFGVSLPIQIVLFVIVSLVLLVFTRPFAVKFVNKNQTRTNAESLIGKSAIVLEDINNLKAEGAVSVNGQEWTARAVDDTVITKDTVVEIVEIKGVKLMVKAKI; translated from the coding sequence ATGGAAGGTATCATAGGAATTATCTGGTTGGCAATTATTGTTGTAATGGCAATTATTGAGATTATCACACTCGGTCTTACCACAATTTGGTTTGCCGGTGGCGCATTAATTGCGTTTATTGCCAGTCTTTTTGGCGTAAGCCTGCCAATTCAGATTGTATTATTTGTTATAGTATCTTTAGTGCTTCTTGTATTTACAAGGCCGTTTGCAGTAAAATTTGTAAATAAGAACCAAACTCGTACCAATGCGGAGAGTTTGATAGGAAAGAGTGCAATCGTGTTGGAGGATATCAATAATCTGAAGGCAGAGGGTGCGGTAAGTGTAAATGGACAGGAATGGACTGCAAGAGCAGTAGATGATACTGTTATTACAAAGGACACAGTAGTAGAGATAGTAGAAATTAAAGGCGTAAAGTTAATGGTAAAAGCAAAAATATAA
- a CDS encoding DUF6145 family protein: MEQEEIVLCGSSAYTQKYYLNEDFEGLPDSIKDELKIMCVLYTEDIGGVLTLVFDEDGNLNFRTEADEGDLLYDDIGSVLKVKQFQQTKRELLESLELYFKVFFLGKELTEEELED; the protein is encoded by the coding sequence ATGGAACAGGAAGAAATTGTATTATGCGGTTCCAGCGCATATACCCAGAAATATTATCTGAATGAGGATTTTGAAGGTCTTCCGGACAGCATTAAGGATGAACTAAAGATTATGTGTGTGCTGTATACAGAAGATATTGGTGGAGTGCTTACGTTAGTATTCGATGAAGATGGAAATCTGAACTTTCGGACAGAGGCAGATGAGGGAGACCTCTTGTATGATGATATCGGAAGTGTCCTGAAGGTAAAGCAGTTTCAGCAAACAAAAAGGGAGCTTTTAGAATCACTGGAATTGTATTTTAAAGTATTTTTCCTTGGAAAAGAACTAACGGAAGAGGAATTGGAGGATTAA
- the vanX gene encoding D-Ala-D-Ala dipeptidase VanX: protein MKQNFVFLDEAIPGIRWDAKYATWDNFMGMPVNGYKVNRVVGTVEMANALKKVNEMAQKMGLGLLLWDGYRPVRAVSHFMEWTKHSKDESRKSKHYPNIDKKTMIDDGYIAEYSGHSRGSTIDLTLYDIESQKLLDMGGDFDLMDKVSHYDAQGITKEEHKNRKLLRDLMEKGGFVPYENEWWHYSLKNEPYPDVYFDFVIE, encoded by the coding sequence ATGAAACAGAATTTTGTATTTTTAGATGAAGCTATCCCAGGAATCAGATGGGATGCAAAATATGCCACATGGGACAATTTCATGGGAATGCCTGTAAATGGATATAAAGTAAATCGTGTAGTTGGAACCGTTGAAATGGCAAATGCATTAAAGAAAGTAAACGAAATGGCACAAAAAATGGGATTAGGACTTCTTTTATGGGACGGATATCGTCCGGTACGAGCAGTATCTCATTTTATGGAATGGACGAAGCATAGCAAAGATGAAAGCCGTAAATCAAAACACTATCCAAATATTGATAAGAAAACAATGATTGATGACGGATACATAGCAGAATATTCCGGTCACAGCAGAGGTAGCACCATCGATTTGACATTATATGATATCGAAAGCCAGAAACTTTTAGATATGGGTGGAGACTTCGACCTAATGGATAAGGTATCTCACTATGATGCACAGGGAATCACAAAAGAAGAACATAAAAACCGTAAACTCCTTCGTGACCTTATGGAAAAAGGCGGATTTGTTCCTTACGAGAATGAGTGGTGGCATTATTCGTTAAAAAACGAACCATATCCGGATGTTTATTTTGATTTTGTAATTGAATAA
- a CDS encoding methyl-accepting chemotaxis protein has translation MGNVKKAEKTANKKKQRKKTQSEKTTKAGFFSSIKSKIVMLLTGSVLVSIVFTIALIIPSVGNNTSAITKNYMKDMTSAYGNILDQNISISIMYLYADRLETLLGDAGIEGMDSSYFYVTSADGTILYHPDKTRIGSQSESIMVLDLVDKLANGDVPEPGLQEYNYRGTDKYASYYIAGKGKAILVLTIDENEIMAPVNKTFYRAIAAGIFNMLFLGILGYFITAKLTRPILQVTNLINRLANMDFREDSHTKKISRRKDECGTMAKAIIILRESLVNVITDIKNQSAILYETSAKLTGNATTTSGTVQNVEQAVSEIASGATNQAQETQKATEDIVLMGNMVEDTNSQVSALHHAADAIKASSDTANNTLQELDIINKRAIDSINVIYEQTHTTNESALKIKEATSLIASIADETNLLSLNASIEAARAGEAGRGFAVVASQIQKLAEQSNDSARQIDEVIYALLEDSEKAVKTMDEVKTIMEQQSENVSKAGTVFSQVETGITESINGIAQIADRTNKLNSTRNGIVDVVQNLTAIAQENAASTEETSAAVIEVANVMQEISDHALELQEIASTLEKNINIFQI, from the coding sequence GTGGGTAATGTAAAAAAGGCCGAAAAAACGGCAAATAAGAAAAAACAGAGAAAGAAAACTCAGTCAGAAAAAACTACAAAAGCGGGTTTCTTTTCTTCTATTAAATCAAAAATTGTCATGCTTTTGACCGGTTCTGTTTTGGTAAGTATTGTATTCACAATCGCTCTTATTATTCCATCCGTAGGAAATAATACATCAGCAATAACCAAAAACTATATGAAGGATATGACATCTGCCTATGGAAATATTTTAGATCAAAACATTAGTATTTCTATTATGTACTTATATGCAGACCGCTTGGAAACTTTATTAGGCGATGCAGGCATCGAGGGAATGGACAGCAGTTACTTCTATGTTACTTCTGCCGATGGAACCATTTTGTATCATCCTGACAAAACCAGAATAGGATCACAATCAGAAAGCATCATGGTTCTAGACCTTGTAGATAAACTTGCAAACGGAGACGTTCCAGAACCAGGACTTCAAGAGTATAACTATCGTGGTACGGACAAATACGCTTCCTATTACATAGCCGGAAAAGGAAAAGCTATTTTAGTTTTGACTATTGATGAAAATGAAATTATGGCACCTGTCAACAAGACTTTCTATCGTGCAATTGCTGCAGGTATTTTTAATATGTTATTCCTTGGCATTTTAGGATATTTTATTACCGCCAAACTGACCCGTCCGATTTTACAGGTCACCAACCTTATTAATCGCCTGGCAAATATGGACTTCCGTGAAGATTCTCACACAAAGAAAATCAGCCGTCGAAAAGACGAATGTGGTACAATGGCAAAAGCAATTATTATTCTTCGCGAATCTTTAGTGAATGTCATAACGGATATTAAAAATCAGAGCGCTATATTATATGAAACTTCTGCTAAGCTAACCGGAAATGCCACCACTACAAGTGGTACAGTCCAAAATGTAGAACAGGCTGTTTCTGAGATTGCCTCCGGAGCTACCAATCAGGCCCAGGAAACACAGAAAGCAACAGAAGATATTGTATTAATGGGCAACATGGTAGAGGATACCAATTCTCAAGTATCTGCTTTACATCACGCAGCTGATGCGATTAAGGCGTCCAGCGATACTGCTAACAACACACTTCAGGAACTGGATATTATTAATAAGAGAGCAATTGATTCTATCAACGTTATTTACGAACAGACTCATACAACCAATGAATCCGCTCTGAAAATCAAGGAAGCCACCTCGTTGATTGCCTCCATTGCAGATGAGACCAATCTACTTTCCCTGAACGCTTCTATCGAAGCCGCCAGAGCCGGAGAAGCCGGTCGAGGATTTGCTGTTGTTGCATCCCAGATTCAAAAACTTGCAGAACAGTCTAATGATTCCGCAAGACAGATTGATGAGGTTATCTATGCTTTATTGGAAGATTCCGAAAAAGCTGTAAAGACTATGGACGAAGTAAAAACTATTATGGAACAGCAAAGTGAAAATGTTTCCAAAGCCGGAACAGTATTTTCACAAGTAGAAACCGGTATTACCGAATCCATCAACGGTATTGCTCAAATTGCTGACCGCACCAATAAATTAAATTCTACCAGAAACGGTATTGTAGATGTAGTTCAGAATCTTACTGCCATTGCACAGGAAAATGCAGCAAGCACCGAGGAAACCTCTGCTGCTGTTATCGAAGTAGCTAACGTAATGCAGGAAATTTCAGATCATGCACTGGAATTACAGGAAATTGCTTCTACACTGGAAAAGAATATCAATATCTTTCAGATTTAA
- the argF gene encoding ornithine carbamoyltransferase, which produces MNLKGRNFLKLKDYTPEEITYLIDLSAELKEKKKKGIPHDELKGKNIALIFEKTSTRTRCSFEVAAHDLGMHVTYLDPSGSQIGKKESIEDTARVLGRMFDGIEYRGYGQEIVEELAEYAGVPVWNGLTNEFHPTQMIADMLTVKEHLGRLKGVKFVYMGDARYNMGNSLMVTCAKLGMHFVACTNKNYFPDKELVAYCESVAKETGATITLTEDVAEGTKDADVIYTDVWVSMGEPAEVWESRIKELLPYQVNKKVMDNAGEKAIFMHCLPAFHDLKTGIGREIHEKFGLSEMEVTDEVFESSQSVVFDEAENRMHSIKAIMYATLK; this is translated from the coding sequence ATGAATTTAAAAGGACGTAATTTTTTAAAACTAAAGGATTATACACCGGAAGAGATTACATATCTGATTGACTTATCAGCAGAATTGAAAGAAAAGAAGAAAAAAGGAATTCCACATGATGAGTTAAAAGGAAAAAATATTGCTTTGATTTTTGAAAAGACAAGCACCAGAACCCGCTGTTCTTTTGAAGTGGCAGCTCATGACCTGGGAATGCATGTGACCTATCTGGATCCATCCGGTTCTCAGATTGGAAAAAAAGAAAGTATCGAAGATACTGCAAGAGTATTAGGCAGAATGTTTGATGGAATTGAATATCGTGGATATGGACAGGAAATTGTAGAGGAACTGGCAGAGTATGCAGGTGTTCCTGTTTGGAACGGATTGACAAATGAGTTCCATCCTACACAGATGATAGCAGATATGCTGACGGTAAAAGAGCATCTGGGACGTTTAAAAGGCGTTAAGTTTGTTTATATGGGGGATGCTCGTTATAATATGGGAAATTCCCTGATGGTGACTTGCGCAAAGCTTGGAATGCATTTTGTAGCATGTACCAATAAGAATTATTTTCCAGATAAAGAGTTGGTCGCTTATTGTGAATCTGTGGCAAAGGAAACAGGAGCAACCATTACTTTAACGGAAGATGTGGCAGAAGGAACGAAGGATGCAGATGTTATTTATACAGATGTATGGGTATCCATGGGTGAACCTGCAGAAGTATGGGAATCCAGAATTAAGGAATTGTTGCCATATCAGGTAAATAAAAAGGTAATGGATAATGCTGGAGAAAAAGCAATCTTTATGCATTGTTTGCCGGCATTCCATGATTTGAAAACCGGGATTGGACGTGAAATTCACGAAAAGTTTGGTCTGTCTGAAATGGAAGTTACGGATGAAGTGTTTGAAAGTAGCCAATCCGTAGTATTTGATGAAGCAGAAAACCGTATGCACAGTATTAAAGCAATTATGTATGCAACTTTAAAATAA
- a CDS encoding biotin--[acetyl-CoA-carboxylase] ligase, protein MKTKILQILRQSEDYVSGQELCESLGVSRTAVWKAIKQLREKGYEIEAVQNRGYRLAVIPDVLSQQEIESCIRTKWLGHKVFYYDEIDSTNTEAKRRAEEGAPYGTLIVADMQSAGRGRRGRGWESPHNQGIFFTILLRPEIEPTNAPMLTLVMAMAVTRAISNCTGLKAEIKWPNDVVVNGKKVVGILTEMSAQIDYVNHIVIGTGINVHQETFPEELAEKATSLDMELKQQEKTLNVSRAQLLEKILEQFEECYEKYIQTQDLSNLMEEYNQNLVNMGRRVRVLDPLGEFEGSALGINEHGSLRVEKDNGEIAEISSGEVSVRGIYGYV, encoded by the coding sequence ATGAAGACAAAGATATTACAGATATTACGTCAAAGTGAAGATTATGTATCCGGTCAGGAATTGTGCGAAAGTCTTGGAGTTTCCAGAACTGCTGTGTGGAAAGCAATCAAGCAGCTTCGGGAAAAAGGATATGAGATTGAAGCAGTACAAAACAGGGGATACCGCTTGGCTGTTATACCGGATGTATTATCTCAGCAGGAAATAGAAAGCTGTATTCGTACAAAATGGTTGGGACATAAAGTGTTTTATTATGATGAAATTGATTCTACCAACACAGAAGCGAAGCGAAGAGCAGAAGAAGGTGCTCCCTATGGAACGCTGATAGTGGCAGATATGCAGAGTGCCGGTAGAGGAAGAAGAGGAAGAGGCTGGGAGTCCCCTCATAATCAGGGAATCTTTTTTACCATATTGCTGAGACCGGAAATAGAGCCGACCAATGCGCCAATGCTTACCTTGGTAATGGCGATGGCAGTGACAAGAGCAATTTCGAATTGTACCGGGTTGAAGGCAGAGATTAAGTGGCCAAATGATGTGGTGGTAAATGGAAAAAAGGTAGTTGGAATCTTAACGGAAATGAGCGCCCAGATAGATTATGTTAACCATATTGTAATTGGAACCGGAATTAACGTGCATCAGGAAACATTTCCTGAGGAATTGGCAGAGAAAGCAACTTCCCTTGATATGGAATTAAAACAGCAGGAAAAAACTCTAAATGTCTCTAGGGCACAGCTTTTGGAAAAAATATTAGAACAGTTTGAAGAATGTTATGAAAAGTATATTCAGACACAGGATTTATCGAATTTAATGGAAGAGTATAATCAGAATCTTGTGAATATGGGCCGTAGAGTAAGAGTTTTAGATCCGTTAGGAGAATTTGAGGGCAGTGCATTGGGAATTAATGAACATGGCAGTCTTCGGGTTGAAAAAGACAATGGCGAGATAGCAGAGATTTCCTCAGGAGAAGTATCTGTTCGCGGAATTTATGGATATGTATAA
- a CDS encoding D-alanine--D-alanine ligase family protein translates to MLKVLVLFGGCSEEHDIAVKSATEVYHHIDKTKYEVTYVGITKNGEWHKVTSPEQPLSDSHVTAILSPDKSMKGILLLENNNYTFQPIDVIFPVMHGKMGEDGQLQGIMEMSGIPYVGCGIEASVIGMDKSFAHLVAQKAGVRVPWFITTECVEDINPDALPYPVFIKPARSGSSFGISKVTCKEQYQAAIEEALRYDSKVLIEEAIVGAEVGCAVMGNGNALITGEVDMIQVSNGFFRIHQEKNPEQGSENSSIKVPAPLEKELTERIKTEAKKVYQAMGCKGLARVDLFLTDNEEIILNEVNTLPGLTCYSRYPRMMHAAGIDFTEMINRLVELAL, encoded by the coding sequence ATGCTTAAGGTTTTAGTTTTATTCGGAGGTTGTTCAGAGGAACATGATATTGCAGTAAAATCCGCTACAGAGGTTTATCATCATATTGATAAAACAAAATACGAGGTGACTTATGTTGGAATTACCAAAAATGGAGAGTGGCATAAAGTAACAAGTCCCGAACAGCCATTGTCTGACAGTCATGTAACCGCTATTTTGTCACCGGACAAAAGCATGAAAGGTATTTTATTATTAGAAAACAACAACTATACTTTTCAACCAATTGATGTGATTTTCCCTGTTATGCATGGAAAAATGGGCGAAGATGGACAGCTTCAGGGAATTATGGAAATGTCCGGCATTCCTTATGTGGGTTGCGGAATTGAAGCATCTGTAATCGGAATGGACAAATCTTTCGCACATCTGGTGGCCCAAAAGGCCGGAGTGCGCGTTCCTTGGTTTATAACAACAGAGTGTGTAGAAGACATTAATCCGGACGCGTTGCCGTACCCAGTCTTTATCAAACCAGCCAGATCCGGTTCCTCTTTTGGAATTAGTAAAGTAACATGCAAAGAACAATATCAAGCCGCTATAGAAGAGGCATTAAGATATGATAGTAAAGTGTTAATCGAAGAAGCCATTGTAGGTGCAGAAGTTGGTTGTGCAGTTATGGGAAATGGTAATGCGCTAATCACCGGTGAGGTAGACATGATTCAAGTTAGCAACGGATTTTTCCGCATCCATCAAGAAAAAAATCCGGAACAGGGGTCTGAAAACTCTTCTATTAAAGTACCCGCTCCATTGGAAAAAGAACTAACCGAACGCATTAAAACCGAAGCAAAAAAGGTGTACCAGGCAATGGGCTGCAAAGGACTGGCCAGAGTAGATTTATTCTTAACAGATAACGAGGAAATCATTTTAAATGAGGTAAATACATTACCGGGGCTTACCTGTTATAGCCGATATCCTCGTATGATGCACGCAGCCGGCATTGATTTTACAGAAATGATTAATCGATTAGTTGAGTTAGCACTCTAA
- a CDS encoding NAD(P)-dependent oxidoreductase, which yields MKKIAVLGSTPTEKEIFKKYATLYQVELHFYKNMDEMCQTGSEHLLSISHADHINKENLRRLKQAGVKYISTRSIGTNHICTEEANRLEIQVENVAYSPESVAEHTLMLILMSLRNMKNTEKKMEAYDYRLPQKRFKELKELTVGVVGTGRIGQAVIRLLKGFGCKIICYDKYHVQGLTYVPYEELLSKSDIVSYHIPLDKDSSHMLNKGNIHFLKKGAYIINTARGGLIDTPALIHALENGDVSGAALDVLENDELFFYKSCEEVETNIAKLCQMENVIITPHSAFYTEQALEDSVKNSILGCIEYTPKHLSEKVPEIFSGQLVKNLKEREDMIYA from the coding sequence ATGAAGAAAATAGCTGTTTTAGGAAGTACTCCGACCGAAAAAGAAATCTTTAAAAAATACGCTACATTATATCAAGTTGAACTTCACTTTTACAAAAACATGGACGAGATGTGTCAGACAGGTAGTGAACATTTATTAAGCATTAGCCATGCAGATCATATAAACAAAGAAAATCTTAGACGTTTGAAACAGGCTGGCGTGAAATATATCTCCACAAGAAGTATCGGCACAAACCACATTTGCACAGAAGAAGCAAATCGCTTAGAAATCCAAGTGGAAAACGTAGCGTACTCACCGGAGAGCGTTGCGGAACATACACTAATGTTAATACTTATGTCTCTTCGCAATATGAAGAACACAGAGAAAAAGATGGAAGCATATGATTATAGACTTCCCCAGAAAAGATTTAAGGAACTGAAAGAATTAACCGTTGGTGTGGTTGGGACAGGACGCATTGGACAAGCTGTAATTAGACTTTTAAAAGGATTTGGCTGCAAAATTATCTGTTACGATAAGTACCACGTACAGGGACTGACCTATGTTCCTTATGAAGAACTTTTATCTAAAAGCGATATTGTAAGTTATCACATTCCTTTAGATAAAGATAGCTCACATATGTTGAATAAAGGCAATATTCATTTTTTAAAAAAAGGGGCTTATATCATCAATACGGCTCGTGGAGGGTTAATTGACACTCCAGCACTAATTCACGCTTTAGAAAATGGTGATGTTTCGGGGGCCGCATTAGATGTACTGGAAAACGATGAACTATTTTTCTACAAATCCTGTGAAGAGGTCGAGACAAACATTGCAAAACTCTGCCAAATGGAGAATGTGATAATTACACCTCATAGCGCTTTTTATACGGAGCAAGCATTAGAAGATTCCGTGAAAAATAGTATCTTGGGATGCATAGAGTATACACCCAAGCACTTATCAGAAAAAGTACCGGAAATATTTTCGGGTCAATTAGTAAAAAACTTAAAGGAAAGAGAGGACATGATTTATGCTTAA